Below is a window of Bacillus sp. SM2101 DNA.
TTTTGCCAACTCAGATTTGACTGAAGCATTGTCATTTGCTTTTGCAGAGACCTTATTGCATGAGTCTTTTTAACTTTGTGAATATCAACTAGTACATCAATCTCCCCAGAAGATAGCATTGAATTAATCCAATCTGTTTGTAATTTTCTCGGATATCCCTCGCGAGGAATGAATAGTGGTCTGAAAAATGTACGACTACCGAGGGTTTGCTTTATAACCCCTTTGTCTTCATCCTTAATAGTAATACCGTTAGGCGAGATTAAGTCCCAAATTGTAGGTTTGCTATCTAGTTGATATGCAATATCTTCGTTATTATTATCTTTCTCTTTTGTAGGTTTAGGTTGTTGTGATTTCTTTGGAGAATTAGCTTGCTTTTTCGTCTTTTTCTTGAAGATCCCCATTCTCAATCATCTCCTTCACTAGTTCTATCCTTCTTTGGCTTTGTTCAGATGTAACATATAAAGATAATTTCTCTCGATCAACCATATCTTTAAACTGATGTTTCACAGCTTTTTTTCTGTTGAATGTGTAATACAATAAGTTAATAAGACCTTCAGTGGTTAACAAATCTATTTCAACTTTCGCTTTATGAAGTGCAGATTTGGCTGTATTAAACCTTCTATATAACTCCTGAAACGCTTTATCTAATATTTTTTCTTCTCTTTCTTCATCAGTATCTGCTTCAATGCTGTTGTTAGGTACTTGATAAGTAAATAGAATATATCGCTTTGTATCATATCTAGGTGTATTTGTTTGAAAGTTTGCAAGGTCTTCAAGCATTGAAACCCCATATTGGTATGCTGCTGCTGGTAAATCTTCTTGTGATGTCATATTTTTTTGAATCTCTTCAATTGGTTCAGTTAAATCAATATAACGGTTTTGAAAGTATAGTTTAGTAGGGTAATCAATCTGAGCAAGCCAACGCTCTACTTCTACATCAATAGCTTCTTGTTCATGTTGGCTTAGCAGAAAGTAGTTAACGGGAGTAACTTCAGCTATTAATACAAATTCATTATTGGTCAACCGGATCATGTGCTCTGTTATATCTTCAAAATCTTCTAGCAGTTCTTCAAAAAGATCAGGGTCATCTTCAATGTAACCCGTATTTTTCTTTTGTTTACTTTTGACACTGTTTGAACTTGCAGGAGGTTTTCTATTTTGCTTGTTTTTCTTAGCTTTTTTCTTCCCCCATGGAATCAATGGCTCTTTTGAAATTGTTCTTACAAATATCCAAGCAACTATTGCAAATATAACAGCATATATAAGTACGCTCACTTCAAATCCTCCATCCAATCTGTAGAATTACTTCCTTTTCTCCATACGCCTCTTTGTGATGAAGCACTCATTTTTGTTAATAGATACCTATCAAAAAACATGTGATACTTTCCTTTTTTTAAGAATGCTAAAGGAAGTATGACTGCAACTACCGGAATTGTAGAAATAATAGAAGCTATTAAGGCAAGAACCCAATTAATTGTAGAAAAAAACGTAAACACTGGGCCGATGTAAGCACCAATTACAAAAAATCCAACTAATAGATAAATTAGCTGTCGCATCGATATAAATCCCAATATAACTTTTTGTTCTGAGCTCATATCTTCTGGAACCGTCTCACGTCTCATATCTATCATCCTTTGTTTTCATCATTTAAAATTGTTTTTATTAATAACATTCCCCCCTCTTAAAAAGAGGGGGGAATGTTATGTTGTTGTTTTATCTTTTAACCACCTAGACCTGTGATCCAACCTGCTATATCATAGGCTTTTACTATAACGAGTCCCCCTACAAACGCCATTGCTAAACCAACAAATGCTTGTGAACGAGCTTCAGGTTTAGATTGAGCAGCTGATAGTTTAATACCCGCAAAGATTAGGCATGCGATTACCCAGAAACCACCAGCACCCATTAAAAGATAGATAATTGTATTCATATTGCCGAATAATCCATCAGTATCAATGTTTCCATCAGGACCATCTTCTGCTCGATTCTGTGCTTCTTTAAAAGCATCTACATTAGCGGATGCTCCTTCTGGTGCCACTGTAATAACGGCAGTAAAAGCAAAAATTGCAGCTAAAAACAGAATAATAGCTTTCTTATTCACTGCTTCACACCTCCTTTCTGAAAACACAAAAAAACCCCTGCTCAGTACACAAGTAAAGAAATGTGTTCAAAACACTTCTTTTACTTATACTTAGCAGGGGATTCCTGTTCTAAATATGTATAAAATTTTAAAGCTTACAACTTATTTGGAGGGAATTCCCTCTTTCTATAAATA
It encodes the following:
- a CDS encoding PrgI family mobile element protein, with amino-acid sequence MRRETVPEDMSSEQKVILGFISMRQLIYLLVGFFVIGAYIGPVFTFFSTINWVLALIASIISTIPVVAVILPLAFLKKGKYHMFFDRYLLTKMSASSQRGVWRKGSNSTDWMEDLK